Proteins encoded within one genomic window of Citrobacter amalonaticus Y19:
- the lsrF gene encoding 3-hydroxy-5-phosphonooxypentane-2,4-dione thiolase — translation MADLDDIKDGKDFHTDTPQRNTPFTLKGCGALDWGMQSRLSRIFNPETGRTVMLAFDHGYFQGPTTGLERIDINIAPLFPLADVLMCTRGILRSVVPPATNKPVVLRASGANSILTELSNEAVALSIDDAVRLNSCAVAAQVYIGSEYEHQSIKNIIQLIDAGIKVGMPTMAVTGVGKDMVRDQRYFSLATRIAAEMGAQIIKTYYVDKGFERIAAGCPVPIVIAGGKKLPEREALEMCWQAIDQGASGVDMGRNIFQSDHPVAMMKAVHAVVHRNETADRAYELYLSEKN, via the coding sequence ATGGCTGATTTAGATGACATCAAAGATGGTAAGGATTTCCATACCGATACGCCGCAACGCAATACCCCGTTCACACTTAAGGGATGCGGCGCACTTGACTGGGGGATGCAGTCCCGACTGTCGCGCATTTTTAATCCTGAGACGGGAAGAACGGTCATGCTCGCGTTTGACCATGGCTATTTTCAGGGGCCGACGACAGGGCTGGAGCGTATTGATATCAATATCGCCCCTCTGTTCCCGCTCGCCGATGTGCTGATGTGCACACGCGGCATCCTGCGCAGTGTCGTGCCACCCGCCACTAACAAGCCGGTGGTACTGCGTGCCTCGGGCGCTAACTCTATTCTGACCGAGCTAAGCAATGAGGCGGTCGCGCTTTCCATCGATGATGCCGTTCGTCTCAACAGTTGCGCCGTGGCGGCACAGGTGTATATCGGCAGTGAGTACGAGCACCAGTCGATCAAAAATATCATTCAGTTGATCGATGCGGGCATCAAAGTCGGCATGCCAACGATGGCAGTGACCGGCGTGGGGAAAGACATGGTGCGCGATCAGCGCTACTTCTCGCTCGCCACCCGTATCGCCGCAGAGATGGGGGCGCAGATCATCAAGACCTACTATGTCGATAAAGGTTTTGAGCGCATCGCCGCAGGTTGCCCGGTCCCGATTGTTATCGCCGGCGGTAAAAAATTACCAGAACGTGAAGCGCTTGAGATGTGCTGGCAGGCCATCGACCAGGGGGCATCCGGTGTGGATATGGGACGTAACATCTTCCAGTCCGATCACCCTGTTGCCATGATGAAAGCCGTCCATGCGGTGGTGCATCGTAATGAAACCGCTGACCGCGCGTATGAACTCTATCTGAGCGAGAAAAACTGA
- the lsrG gene encoding (4S)-4-hydroxy-5-phosphonooxypentane-2,3-dione isomerase, with the protein MHVTLVEINVHEDKVAEFIDVFRLNHLGSVREEGNLRFDVLQDPEVESRFYIYEAYKDEAAVAFHKTTPHYLACVEKLESLMSCPRKKRVFNGLMP; encoded by the coding sequence ATGCATGTCACTCTGGTGGAGATTAACGTCCACGAAGATAAAGTCGCCGAATTTATCGACGTATTTCGCCTCAATCATCTGGGGTCTGTGCGTGAAGAAGGGAATCTGCGTTTTGATGTGTTGCAGGATCCGGAGGTTGAGAGCCGCTTTTATATTTATGAAGCCTATAAGGATGAAGCCGCCGTGGCGTTCCATAAAACAACGCCCCACTACCTCGCCTGCGTTGAAAAACTGGAATCGCTGATGAGCTGCCCACGAAAAAAACGCGTCTTCAATGGATTGATGCCATAA
- a CDS encoding epimerase produces MNRPFSGLNRAECISLMKRYPLSIGILAGQWLKLGEYQQTLRALEQPVLHLDLMDGHFCPQFTVGPWAIAQLPQQMIKDVHLMVDNPWPVVQASVKAGAHCVTLQVENTPHLHHMLHWLGEQTADVSGGTMPVLRGISLCPATPLEHILPVIEDVEIIQILAVNPGYGSKLSRQALLRRIAQVVALLNASGKRDSILLAVDGSLTLEELPEIIASGVDRVVSGSALFRNDALAENTTRWLTTIHSAKGC; encoded by the coding sequence ATGAACCGTCCCTTTTCCGGTTTGAATCGCGCAGAGTGCATCTCGTTGATGAAGCGCTACCCGTTAAGCATCGGTATTCTTGCCGGCCAGTGGCTCAAACTCGGTGAGTACCAGCAAACGCTTCGCGCGCTTGAACAACCTGTTCTTCACCTGGATCTGATGGACGGCCATTTTTGCCCTCAGTTCACCGTCGGTCCCTGGGCAATCGCGCAACTGCCACAACAGATGATTAAGGATGTTCACCTGATGGTGGATAATCCCTGGCCCGTCGTGCAGGCAAGCGTAAAGGCGGGCGCGCACTGCGTCACGTTGCAGGTGGAAAATACGCCGCATCTGCACCATATGCTCCATTGGCTGGGTGAGCAAACGGCTGACGTCTCCGGTGGTACGATGCCGGTGTTGCGGGGGATTAGCCTGTGCCCCGCAACACCACTGGAACACATTCTGCCGGTCATTGAAGACGTTGAAATAATACAAATTCTGGCGGTCAATCCTGGCTACGGTAGCAAGCTCAGCAGGCAAGCTTTGCTGAGGCGCATCGCCCAGGTTGTCGCATTACTCAATGCATCCGGCAAGCGAGATTCCATTCTGCTGGCCGTTGACGGTTCACTAACCCTGGAAGAACTCCCGGAGATCATTGCCAGTGGCGTCGATCGCGTGGTATCCGGCAGCGCCCTCTTCAGAAACGATGCTCTGGCGGAAAACACTACACGCTGGCTAACGACGATACATTCAGCGAAGGGGTGTTGA
- a CDS encoding ShlB/FhaC/HecB family hemolysin secretion/activation protein, producing MGRKPVRGFSVVTRLFCITILAVACVRATAAPLSPADRDTIQQQQQQLLEQNQRQRDELERSTPLPHPSAPVVPPTTEGPCFTISRIEVRDATLLSPRDAATVTAPWLNQCLDMTRLTQVTNAVSDWYISRGYITSRAFLTEQDLSSGVLTLTVLEGRLQQIRLEGVPQRTLAMTFPGMEGKILNLRDIEQGMEQLNRVRQVPVEIEIQPGESQGWSVVNLTATPEFPLSGSVSFDNSGQKSTGTGQFSGAMTGNNLLGLADKWFISGGRSSDFSNSHDAQNFAAGVSVPYGYGLLDYSYSWSNYLNTIDNNGWPWRSTGDSETHRLIGSWVVFRNGDIKTGLTTGITHRISRNYLDDVLLESSSRKLSSVMLGINHTQKMFGGVATLNPSFTHGVPWLGAEDDHDKYGDVPKAEFRKWSLNGSFQRPVAADLWWLSSVYFQWSPDRLYGAEQLTLGGESSVRGFKEQYLSGNNGGYLRNELNYSLFTLPWMGQISAMAALDGGWLKQDDQDPYASGTLWGAAVGLTSANRWFSTQFTVGTPVKYPDWLAPDHLIIYYRMAVAF from the coding sequence ATGGGCAGGAAGCCAGTACGCGGATTTTCCGTCGTCACGCGCCTCTTCTGTATCACCATTCTGGCGGTAGCGTGCGTGCGTGCCACAGCGGCTCCGCTCTCTCCGGCCGACCGCGATACCATTCAACAGCAGCAACAACAGTTGCTTGAGCAGAACCAGCGTCAGCGTGATGAACTGGAGCGCAGCACACCGCTACCCCACCCGTCCGCGCCTGTCGTGCCACCGACCACTGAAGGTCCGTGCTTTACCATCTCCCGTATTGAAGTGCGCGATGCCACCCTTCTCTCTCCACGCGACGCCGCCACCGTTACCGCACCCTGGCTGAATCAGTGCCTGGACATGACCCGGCTGACGCAGGTCACTAACGCCGTCTCCGACTGGTATATCAGCCGGGGATACATCACCAGTCGCGCGTTTCTGACCGAACAGGACCTCTCCTCCGGCGTGCTGACCCTCACTGTGCTGGAAGGCCGTTTACAGCAAATCCGCCTGGAAGGCGTACCGCAGCGAACGCTCGCCATGACGTTTCCCGGGATGGAAGGAAAAATCCTTAACCTGCGCGACATCGAGCAGGGTATGGAGCAATTAAACCGCGTGCGACAGGTTCCGGTGGAAATTGAAATCCAGCCGGGCGAGTCGCAGGGCTGGTCAGTTGTCAATCTCACAGCAACGCCGGAATTTCCGCTTAGCGGTTCGGTAAGCTTTGATAACAGCGGGCAGAAAAGCACCGGTACCGGCCAGTTCAGCGGCGCCATGACCGGCAATAACCTGCTTGGGCTGGCGGATAAATGGTTTATCAGCGGTGGGCGCAGCAGCGATTTTTCAAACTCGCATGATGCGCAGAATTTTGCCGCGGGTGTCAGCGTGCCGTATGGCTACGGCCTGCTCGATTACAGCTACAGCTGGAGCAATTACCTCAACACCATAGATAACAATGGCTGGCCGTGGCGCTCAACCGGCGACAGCGAAACGCACCGGCTTATCGGCTCATGGGTGGTGTTTCGCAACGGCGATATAAAAACCGGTCTTACCACCGGCATCACCCACCGTATCAGTCGCAATTATCTTGACGACGTGCTGCTGGAGTCCAGTAGCCGCAAGCTCTCCAGCGTGATGCTCGGCATCAATCACACGCAAAAAATGTTCGGTGGCGTGGCGACCCTCAACCCATCTTTTACCCACGGCGTACCGTGGCTGGGCGCGGAAGACGATCACGACAAATATGGCGATGTGCCGAAAGCGGAGTTCCGCAAATGGAGCCTCAACGGCAGCTTCCAGCGACCTGTCGCAGCCGATCTCTGGTGGCTCAGCAGCGTTTACTTTCAGTGGTCACCGGACCGGCTATACGGAGCTGAACAACTCACTCTGGGTGGAGAAAGCTCTGTCCGCGGTTTTAAAGAACAGTATCTCTCCGGCAACAATGGCGGTTATCTGCGAAATGAGCTGAATTACTCGCTGTTTACCCTGCCGTGGATGGGGCAAATCAGCGCGATGGCGGCGCTGGATGGCGGCTGGCTGAAACAGGACGACCAGGATCCGTACGCCAGCGGCACGCTGTGGGGCGCGGCAGTCGGGCTGACCAGCGCCAATCGCTGGTTTTCGACACAGTTTACCGTGGGAACTCCTGTGAAATACCCGGACTGGCTGGCCCCGGATCATCTCATTATTTATTACCGCATGGCGGTGGCGTTTTAA